The genomic interval TTGGTGGCAGAGCCTCGAGAGTACGACCAACCAGGAGTATCGGTGGAAGTACATTTGGGAGGAGGTGCAAAGCTCAGGAAAGGTGTGTAGCTGGAGGTGGGGAACCGCTGAGACATGCTCTTAGCGGTGATGGTAGAGCCAGGCTGCATCTGCATGGGAGCGTACTTGATGGTTCCGGATTGCTCGCCGTAGGGCACGGTATGGGAGGCCATCAGGTCACCCTGGGCCTTCTCAGACAAGTCGGAAATTTGCTTAGCAGGGGGTTGTCCGgggtcttcttgaagaGCCTTGGTGGCGCCAGAAAGGCCGGTCATCTCAAACCAGTTGGTGTAGTGGATGGTGTAACCTCCGTTGGCCAGCAACGCGTACAGCTGAATGGTGTAGTAACCGTTTCCGCCGGCAGAGGCAGGGATAGTAACCGACACCGAGTCGGAGTCGGGAGTAATaccgtccttgagcttgagaccCTGCGGGTTGAGGTCTGTGTTACTGGTTCCGGTGACCAGGGTCACTGTGATGCCCTTGAGGTCGTCCAGAGGCGGCTTGTCTCCGTCGTCTTCCCACGACACTTTGATAGTGTCACCGGCCTTGAAAGACTGGCCGAGTTTAGGAGATgtgatggagatgtcggCGACGACAAAAGTCGCCAGCCAGAGCAGCACGAGCTGGG from Yarrowia lipolytica chromosome 1F, complete sequence carries:
- a CDS encoding uncharacterized protein (Compare to YALI0F17490g, similar to uniprot|O74226 Candida albicans Cell wall synthesis protein KRE9 precursor), which gives rise to MLHLLPQLVLLWLATFVVADISITSPKLGQSFKAGDTIKVSWEDDGDKPPLDDLKGITVTLVTGTSNTDLNPQGLKLKDGITPDSDSVSVTIPASAGGNGYYTIQLYALLANGGYTIHYTNWFEMTGLSGATKALQEDPGQPPAKQISDLSEKAQGDLMASHTVPYGEQSGTIKYAPMQMQPGSTITAKSMSQRFPTSSYTPFLSFAPPPKCTSTDTPGWSYSRGSATNMAPPAPYPSALGWYAASAKSRATPSPMPTVEHHSDQANTQHKKRWFDTDEWLAPKTRSS